Proteins encoded together in one Ferroglobus placidus DSM 10642 window:
- a CDS encoding prenyltransferase/squalene oxidase repeat-containing protein: protein MKKGAILLLVSALLLIQTSNGLTIDVSGNCVGEKLKITVDKPSFIVIRINNGTPIYANGTTAYFTPQLTGKLYIEAISGSEKASKLVDVVSCQTKGGSEPMGDYTLPSGTTTISADGESVSIKYRTALGALIRAAEVKGFSVKVKKWSYGLFVDCIKGVCTGDLGATSGWMYAVDGVIPSVSSEQYELNAGDKVVWYFSRSMSETPESSPYRIEIITFPDWTFSVNVYWKTPSYEEAEAPASTPSPTPTPAPEKKERVIELNLTKRAEVVKPNETLAIDLKIPMRLKIEGEKPVLIELAQRKVGGVEFRNVHGDVLEAFELKVNESAKILLNFSVKKELLENKSPENLCLAKYVEYEWKCLKTNLIDENETHYFFSSKITNFSLFAIIVKWDNFPLKPEDERIVKALNWLKSVQNDDGGFSNPGEESSVAKTSWAIMALVAAGEDPEKWKKNGKSPIDYLRENLEDELPKMGTADYARTILALVAAGEDPRSFAGVNLVEKLKERVKENGQIGDYIYTTIWGILALVSVGEDVNKSVDWLKEQQNGDGGFAWAVGEKSDFDDTAAAIQALIAAGESKDSEVIKKALSYLKQGQNEDGGMRYFGNSASNAASDSWTIQALVAAGINPVEWKKNNISVVDHLLSLQTEESYFKYTSHQTSNPGYMTVSAIMALLGKPHPIKVMEKEEVSAPTPTPAKVLETPKPEKTSEKIVEETPTQTPAPEIKETPIPKPTEEKKGIPGFEAVIALLVLAARAVRK, encoded by the coding sequence ATGAAGAAAGGTGCAATATTACTTTTAGTTTCGGCTTTACTGCTGATTCAGACTTCAAACGGTCTAACCATCGACGTCAGCGGAAACTGCGTGGGAGAGAAGCTGAAGATAACGGTCGATAAACCATCCTTCATAGTAATTCGAATTAACAACGGAACTCCCATATACGCGAACGGAACCACTGCATACTTCACACCTCAGCTTACCGGAAAGCTATACATAGAGGCAATAAGCGGGAGCGAAAAGGCGTCAAAGCTTGTTGACGTCGTTTCCTGCCAAACAAAAGGTGGTAGTGAGCCAATGGGAGATTATACCCTTCCTTCTGGCACAACTACTATCTCCGCCGATGGAGAGAGCGTGTCGATAAAATATAGAACGGCTCTCGGAGCTTTGATAAGGGCTGCTGAAGTCAAAGGGTTCAGCGTGAAGGTGAAGAAGTGGAGCTACGGTTTGTTCGTTGATTGCATCAAAGGTGTCTGCACGGGAGATCTCGGAGCAACTTCCGGCTGGATGTATGCGGTGGATGGTGTTATTCCGAGCGTAAGCTCGGAGCAGTACGAACTAAATGCTGGAGATAAAGTCGTCTGGTACTTCTCCCGAAGCATGAGCGAAACTCCCGAAAGTTCACCGTACAGAATAGAAATAATCACATTCCCGGACTGGACTTTCAGCGTGAACGTTTACTGGAAAACTCCTTCTTACGAAGAAGCTGAAGCTCCAGCATCAACACCATCGCCTACGCCAACTCCCGCTCCGGAAAAGAAAGAGAGAGTGATTGAATTAAACCTAACGAAGAGAGCTGAGGTGGTTAAACCAAACGAAACCTTAGCTATCGATCTCAAAATTCCGATGAGGCTTAAGATTGAAGGAGAAAAACCCGTTTTGATTGAACTCGCTCAGAGAAAGGTTGGTGGGGTTGAGTTTAGAAACGTTCACGGTGATGTTCTCGAAGCCTTCGAGCTTAAAGTTAACGAAAGCGCAAAAATTTTGCTGAACTTCTCCGTAAAGAAGGAGCTTCTCGAAAACAAATCTCCCGAAAACTTATGTCTCGCAAAATACGTTGAATATGAGTGGAAGTGTCTGAAAACAAATCTTATTGACGAGAACGAAACGCACTACTTCTTCTCTTCGAAAATAACAAACTTCAGCCTGTTTGCGATCATCGTGAAATGGGACAACTTCCCGCTAAAACCGGAGGACGAAAGAATAGTCAAAGCTCTCAACTGGCTCAAAAGCGTTCAGAACGATGATGGTGGATTTTCGAATCCGGGAGAGGAAAGTAGCGTTGCGAAAACTTCCTGGGCGATAATGGCTTTAGTTGCAGCTGGCGAAGATCCAGAGAAGTGGAAGAAGAACGGAAAGAGCCCGATTGATTACCTTCGGGAAAACTTAGAAGATGAGCTTCCTAAAATGGGCACAGCTGATTACGCGAGAACTATTTTAGCTCTCGTGGCAGCCGGAGAAGATCCAAGGAGTTTCGCAGGAGTAAATCTCGTTGAAAAGTTGAAGGAAAGGGTTAAGGAGAACGGGCAAATAGGCGATTACATCTACACAACAATCTGGGGCATCTTAGCTCTCGTCTCCGTTGGAGAGGACGTAAACAAGTCTGTTGATTGGTTGAAAGAGCAGCAAAACGGTGACGGTGGTTTTGCGTGGGCTGTCGGAGAGAAGAGCGATTTTGACGATACTGCCGCGGCAATACAAGCTTTGATAGCTGCTGGAGAGTCTAAAGACTCGGAAGTTATAAAGAAAGCTCTCAGCTATCTGAAACAAGGACAGAACGAAGATGGGGGAATGAGATACTTTGGAAATTCCGCAAGCAACGCCGCAAGCGATTCCTGGACTATTCAAGCATTGGTTGCAGCTGGAATAAATCCAGTGGAGTGGAAGAAAAACAACATCAGCGTTGTGGATCATCTGCTGAGCCTTCAAACCGAAGAGAGTTACTTTAAATACACTTCTCATCAAACCTCCAACCCCGGCTACATGACCGTCAGCGCGATAATGGCTTTGCTCGGAAAACCTCACCCGATTAAGGTTATGGAAAAAGAGGAAGTGTCTGCCCCAACACCAACTCCAGCAAAAGTATTAGAAACTCCAAAACCCGAAAAAACTTCTGAGAAAATAGTGGAAGAAACTCCTACCCAAACGCCAGCTCCGGAAATTAAAGAAACTCCAATTCCAAAGCCGACAGAGGAGAAGAAAGGAATTCCGGGATTCGAAGCTGTAATAGCTTTGCTCGTGCTTGCAGCGAGGGCTGTGAGAAAATGA
- a CDS encoding adenosylcobinamide amidohydrolase, with protein sequence MRYVRYWIEEDTLIVEGRFFGVSTGLLGGWKKVRYAFNHKVGEEFYSSDPADYLRSVAKKLGLKSYFGLLTAVPIENLSVERKDNVVVFVTAGVNNPNEKIGTINIIAAIDARMSKSALLNSIITITEAKSKALIESGYSFTGTNTDAVIVLSTQRGKYHRFSGPASEIGKKIWSCVCEGVKRSLKKWKNFE encoded by the coding sequence ATGAGATACGTAAGGTACTGGATCGAGGAGGACACGCTAATAGTAGAAGGTAGATTTTTCGGAGTCAGCACCGGGCTTTTAGGTGGATGGAAAAAGGTTAGATACGCTTTCAACCACAAAGTGGGGGAGGAATTCTACTCTTCAGACCCGGCAGATTACTTGAGAAGCGTTGCGAAAAAACTTGGATTAAAGTCGTACTTCGGATTGCTGACAGCAGTCCCCATAGAGAATTTGAGCGTTGAAAGAAAAGACAACGTGGTGGTTTTCGTAACTGCCGGTGTAAACAACCCGAACGAAAAAATAGGGACTATCAACATTATAGCAGCAATAGATGCGAGAATGAGCAAGTCCGCTTTGCTAAACTCGATAATAACGATCACCGAGGCTAAGAGTAAGGCTTTAATTGAAAGCGGATACAGCTTCACCGGAACGAACACGGATGCGGTGATAGTGCTATCAACCCAAAGAGGAAAGTACCACCGCTTCTCGGGACCGGCAAGCGAAATTGGAAAGAAGATTTGGAGTTGCGTATGCGAGGGAGTTAAAAGAAGCTTAAAAAAGTGGAAAAACTTCGAGTGA
- a CDS encoding energy-coupling factor ABC transporter permease, translating to MHIPDGFLDLNIAALFYLLSAAVLIYSFRKAKINPATLGVVAAAIFAAQMLNWPIPGGTSAHFVGGALAGILLGPYAGCVAMSLVLIIQTLVFGDGGITALGANLWNMAIVNVFVGYYVYSIFKKYSEHIASFLAGWIGITLAAVMAGVEIGLSSAFKYGVVEAASVMFVWHGVLGIIEGIITAAVVSYISTRAEVKAPTPSKTALIVVAAMIVLAPLFAYLAELVNYTEPLEVAAENLGLSENSIWSGIFPDYTVPGLNEYIGAFITGAIGVVLILAIDVAFARANREEH from the coding sequence ATGCACATCCCGGATGGGTTCCTTGATTTGAACATCGCAGCTCTATTCTACTTGCTCAGCGCCGCTGTGCTGATTTACTCTTTCAGAAAAGCAAAAATAAATCCTGCCACGCTTGGAGTTGTTGCAGCAGCAATTTTCGCTGCCCAGATGCTTAACTGGCCGATTCCCGGAGGCACTTCGGCACACTTCGTCGGCGGAGCCTTAGCTGGGATTTTACTCGGACCTTACGCCGGTTGCGTAGCGATGAGTCTTGTTTTGATAATACAGACGCTCGTTTTCGGAGACGGAGGAATTACAGCTTTAGGAGCGAATCTGTGGAACATGGCAATCGTAAACGTTTTTGTCGGATACTACGTTTATTCGATCTTTAAAAAGTACAGCGAACATATAGCGAGCTTCTTAGCTGGATGGATTGGAATAACTTTGGCAGCAGTAATGGCTGGAGTCGAGATTGGCTTGTCTTCAGCTTTCAAGTACGGAGTAGTCGAGGCAGCTTCAGTAATGTTCGTCTGGCACGGAGTTCTCGGAATAATCGAGGGAATCATCACTGCTGCTGTGGTAAGTTACATATCAACAAGAGCCGAAGTCAAAGCTCCCACTCCCAGCAAAACAGCTTTGATAGTAGTGGCTGCGATGATAGTCCTGGCACCTCTATTTGCGTATCTCGCTGAGTTGGTTAACTATACAGAACCACTGGAAGTAGCTGCAGAAAACCTTGGATTAAGCGAGAACAGCATATGGAGCGGTATATTTCCGGACTACACTGTTCCGGGACTCAACGAGTACATAGGTGCTTTCATTACCGGAGCGATAGGCGTTGTTTTAATTCTTGCGATAGATGTTGCGTTTGCACGAGCTAATAGAGAGGAGCATTAG
- a CDS encoding FecCD family ABC transporter permease translates to MKKLIASLTALNILVAVLCLTVGSSGIFGVDVFFRIVYGVAKESDVSIFFGVRLPRLILAMIVGAALSSSGCAMQALFRNPLAEPYVLGVASGASVGAAIVYVLGIATMSNILISAFVFALLTSFTVYKLGTLARFKDQNYAILLAGIAIATTLSGLTSLLIYFSAQSMHKVVFWIMGSFSNPRWEEVYFSLPIAFFGLLFLLFNSWNFNALLLGEEHAMAVGLNVENFRRYLIGVVSLLTASAVAVSGVIGFVGIIVPHTMRLMVGEDYRKLLPATILFSTVFMPLVDLASRISTAGEIPVGALTALLGGPFFLYLLWRR, encoded by the coding sequence GTGAAAAAGCTCATAGCTTCGCTAACGGCTCTAAACATTCTTGTAGCAGTACTCTGCCTTACCGTCGGCAGTTCTGGAATTTTCGGTGTTGACGTTTTCTTCAGAATCGTTTATGGAGTTGCTAAGGAAAGTGACGTTAGCATTTTCTTCGGCGTGAGGCTCCCGAGGCTTATACTTGCGATGATCGTCGGAGCTGCTCTTTCGTCATCTGGTTGCGCTATGCAGGCTTTGTTCAGAAATCCATTAGCTGAGCCGTACGTTCTCGGAGTGGCGAGCGGTGCAAGCGTTGGTGCCGCGATAGTTTACGTTTTGGGAATAGCCACTATGAGCAACATCTTGATCTCGGCTTTCGTTTTCGCCCTTCTGACATCCTTCACAGTGTACAAACTCGGGACTTTAGCGAGATTTAAAGATCAGAACTACGCGATTTTGCTTGCGGGAATAGCCATAGCTACTACTCTCTCAGGTTTAACTTCGCTGCTCATATACTTCTCAGCTCAAAGCATGCACAAAGTAGTTTTCTGGATAATGGGAAGCTTTTCGAATCCGAGATGGGAAGAGGTGTATTTCTCTTTACCAATAGCCTTTTTCGGACTTCTCTTTCTCTTATTCAACAGCTGGAACTTCAACGCACTCTTGCTTGGAGAGGAGCACGCGATGGCAGTGGGGTTAAACGTTGAGAACTTCAGAAGGTATTTGATAGGAGTCGTTTCTCTCTTAACAGCCTCAGCCGTTGCAGTGAGCGGCGTTATCGGATTTGTGGGAATAATAGTCCCCCACACGATGAGGCTGATGGTTGGAGAGGATTACAGAAAGCTCCTTCCAGCGACGATACTCTTTTCAACTGTTTTCATGCCCTTAGTTGACCTCGCCTCGAGAATATCGACAGCCGGAGAAATCCCAGTCGGAGCGCTAACAGCTCTCCTCGGAGGACCTTTCTTCCTGTACTTACTCTGGAGGAGGTAA
- a CDS encoding ABC transporter ATP-binding protein, whose protein sequence is MRLKVENVTVKIESREILRDVTLEVEKGEIVALLGPNGSGKSTLLRTIFGILKPVKGVVFFDGKRIEKIEEISKIAAYLPQESSDTNLTVLDVVLLGRTPHLSGFKLPKNRDLEIAKRALEEVGMAEFAERKFSELSGGEKQKVLLARVFAQQPKLMLLDEPTAHLDISAQIDIMEIVRRKVGSGCSALVAMHDINLASMFSDKIIMVKNGKVVYAGEAEEVLTEESIKDVYGADVRIKKVGRSVYVIPKTRGERNGRRVHIICGGGSGRDLIYMLSEEGYSVSAGVLNVLDSDWEAVIDVDGEFVEEAPFSPISDEAHEKNLKFIEKADVVVLSNLVVGKGNLKNLVAAKKAAELGKLIVIEKTRFELRNFFGKEAEEIYEEIVRKARVVRSEREALYEIRKVLDRGGHANSRR, encoded by the coding sequence ATGAGGCTGAAAGTTGAGAACGTAACTGTAAAAATCGAAAGCAGGGAAATTCTGAGAGACGTGACTTTAGAGGTTGAGAAAGGGGAAATAGTGGCTTTACTCGGTCCGAACGGTAGTGGAAAAAGCACATTGCTCAGGACGATATTCGGAATTCTCAAGCCCGTGAAGGGAGTTGTTTTCTTTGACGGAAAAAGAATCGAGAAAATTGAGGAAATTTCCAAGATCGCCGCTTACCTTCCACAAGAGTCCTCTGACACCAATCTCACGGTTTTAGATGTCGTCCTTTTAGGAAGGACACCTCATCTGTCGGGATTCAAGCTTCCCAAAAACCGTGATTTGGAAATAGCGAAGAGAGCTCTCGAAGAAGTTGGAATGGCTGAATTCGCTGAAAGAAAGTTTTCCGAATTAAGCGGAGGGGAAAAGCAGAAAGTTTTACTTGCGAGAGTTTTCGCTCAACAGCCAAAGCTCATGCTGTTAGACGAGCCGACAGCTCACCTCGACATATCGGCTCAGATAGACATAATGGAAATCGTGAGGAGGAAAGTCGGCTCAGGATGTTCGGCTTTGGTGGCTATGCACGATATAAATCTCGCTTCAATGTTCTCCGACAAGATTATTATGGTAAAAAATGGAAAAGTCGTTTACGCTGGAGAGGCTGAGGAGGTTTTAACAGAAGAATCGATAAAAGATGTTTACGGAGCTGACGTAAGAATAAAAAAAGTTGGAAGGTCGGTTTACGTAATTCCGAAGACGAGAGGAGAGAGGAACGGGAGAAGAGTTCACATCATCTGCGGAGGAGGTAGCGGGAGAGATTTAATCTACATGCTTTCGGAAGAAGGGTATTCCGTTTCTGCCGGAGTTCTCAACGTTCTCGATTCGGATTGGGAAGCTGTAATTGACGTTGACGGAGAGTTCGTAGAGGAGGCTCCTTTTTCTCCGATAAGCGATGAAGCACACGAAAAAAATCTGAAGTTTATCGAAAAAGCTGACGTGGTCGTGCTTTCGAATCTGGTTGTCGGTAAAGGGAACCTCAAGAATTTAGTAGCTGCGAAGAAAGCTGCCGAACTCGGAAAGCTGATAGTTATTGAAAAAACTCGATTTGAATTAAGAAACTTTTTCGGAAAAGAAGCTGAAGAAATTTATGAGGAAATTGTGAGAAAAGCCAGAGTTGTCAGATCTGAAAGGGAGGCTCTGTATGAGATACGTAAGGTACTGGATCGAGGAGGACACGCTAATAGTAGAAGGTAG
- a CDS encoding PAS domain-containing protein, with translation MLSEFEKKIIDTLSKIGEADVKKVKEVLSKENGKIPYTTIASTLERLYRKGFVKRKEVKSRGRLGKKYVYYVEKSLEDLFAEKILENFIRIFGEYEIHHIEDKIDRSYVYGVQESLIFVDRNDKVVFFFTATGKKIEGIIGRSVYEFHPEEVRGFVRQIIEDFKSGRRNKFEREIVKGDYVFKKHYFPIRDSNGEYLGTLIITRLLEERKKPSLSIEDLV, from the coding sequence ATGCTTTCAGAGTTTGAGAAAAAAATTATAGATACGCTAAGCAAAATAGGAGAGGCTGACGTAAAAAAAGTGAAAGAAGTTTTATCGAAGGAAAACGGGAAAATCCCGTACACTACAATAGCTTCAACGCTCGAAAGGCTATACAGGAAGGGATTTGTTAAGAGAAAAGAAGTCAAATCCAGAGGAAGGCTCGGGAAAAAATACGTTTATTACGTCGAAAAAAGCTTGGAAGACCTATTCGCTGAAAAAATCCTCGAGAACTTCATAAGAATCTTCGGAGAGTATGAAATTCATCACATCGAAGACAAGATAGACAGGTCGTACGTTTACGGAGTTCAAGAAAGCCTGATCTTCGTGGATAGAAACGACAAAGTCGTTTTCTTTTTCACAGCCACCGGGAAAAAAATAGAGGGAATAATCGGAAGGAGCGTTTACGAGTTCCATCCCGAGGAAGTAAGAGGTTTCGTCCGGCAAATAATAGAAGATTTCAAATCGGGAAGGAGAAACAAGTTCGAAAGGGAAATAGTAAAAGGAGACTATGTTTTCAAAAAGCATTACTTCCCGATAAGGGACAGTAACGGAGAATACTTGGGAACTCTAATAATTACGAGGTTGCTTGAGGAAAGGAAGAAGCCGAGCTTGTCAATCGAAGACCTCGTTTAA
- a CDS encoding outer membrane protein assembly factor BamB family protein: protein MLKLRVLIVTMALLMLMSAASATTFHGDEARTGNFTANSTILPIVAWKTELTGLVGASPIYSNGHIYVANWYGWGEWSPGLYSLNASSGIIEWRNANITGASSVAANGEVLIVGNLSGHLYYVNASNGRIEKSILLETSPSWWGIASSPLIYNDSVYVTTFSSGTLWKLDLEGNVLWNHTTGGEISHYTSPAAYNGLIFFAGNESGVHKLFAIHENGTIAWEFPVDGKITNSPSIGYGKIFVATEKKLYAVNFYGSEAWNVSFNGSMSTAAVAYGRVFIGSSNGKLYCFNATTGEELWNFTANGKIDSSPAVAGGVVYFATNTPEGTIYALDAFTGKALWYYRLKPPEGSYYNIMSSPFVAEDKLYIGTDSGFIYCFDSKGKINVSVILSPINVSVVVNGKEYEVREDTALGALMKALNYTTEDAEVWFEVTLDDSCYESYGSFFVTSIMGLTTKSVGDSWIYWSIWNETSLLSVGANLYYLKDGERIYYGYGDGNSLENCSVVLEIDASVKPVEISNISVSSAKLGGNATAWVSVEVWEKGLFVVVVSGLNEKGDYIAGVSTFYVGGEKSLEVPVLLHVPQRNSAGSYELYAGVYRFDEYPEKLLFLYGPVSCEVSK, encoded by the coding sequence ATGCTGAAGTTAAGGGTGTTGATCGTAACGATGGCATTGTTAATGCTTATGTCAGCAGCCTCAGCCACAACTTTTCACGGAGACGAAGCGAGAACCGGCAACTTCACCGCAAACAGCACGATTCTACCAATCGTTGCGTGGAAGACGGAGCTGACGGGTCTTGTAGGTGCTTCTCCGATTTACAGCAACGGACACATTTACGTGGCAAACTGGTACGGATGGGGCGAATGGAGTCCGGGGCTGTACTCGCTCAACGCATCCAGCGGCATCATAGAGTGGAGAAACGCGAACATAACCGGAGCTTCGAGTGTAGCTGCGAACGGAGAGGTTTTGATTGTGGGAAATCTTTCAGGGCACCTTTACTACGTTAACGCGAGCAATGGAAGAATAGAGAAGTCAATTCTCCTCGAGACCTCTCCTTCGTGGTGGGGGATAGCTTCCTCTCCTCTGATTTACAACGACTCCGTTTACGTCACGACTTTTTCGAGTGGAACGCTGTGGAAGCTAGATCTTGAGGGAAACGTTCTGTGGAACCACACAACCGGAGGAGAGATCTCTCACTACACATCTCCAGCAGCTTATAACGGATTGATTTTCTTCGCCGGTAACGAAAGCGGTGTGCACAAGCTATTTGCCATCCACGAGAACGGAACCATAGCCTGGGAATTTCCCGTCGACGGAAAGATTACGAACTCTCCGTCGATAGGCTACGGCAAAATTTTCGTAGCTACTGAGAAGAAGCTCTACGCTGTAAACTTTTACGGAAGCGAAGCCTGGAACGTGAGTTTTAACGGTTCGATGTCCACTGCAGCTGTTGCCTACGGTAGAGTTTTCATCGGCTCATCGAACGGCAAGCTTTACTGCTTTAACGCAACCACCGGCGAAGAGCTCTGGAATTTCACTGCAAACGGAAAAATCGACTCATCTCCAGCAGTAGCTGGAGGAGTAGTTTACTTCGCCACAAACACTCCAGAAGGGACGATATACGCTTTAGACGCCTTCACCGGAAAGGCGCTCTGGTACTACAGATTGAAACCGCCGGAAGGAAGCTACTATAACATAATGTCTTCCCCTTTCGTGGCTGAGGATAAGCTTTACATCGGCACCGACAGCGGATTCATCTACTGCTTCGACAGTAAGGGAAAGATTAACGTCAGCGTAATTCTCAGTCCAATAAACGTGTCAGTAGTGGTGAATGGCAAAGAATACGAGGTTAGAGAAGACACGGCGCTTGGAGCTTTAATGAAAGCACTCAACTACACCACGGAAGATGCGGAGGTGTGGTTTGAAGTAACGCTTGATGATAGCTGTTACGAAAGCTACGGTTCGTTTTTCGTAACTTCGATAATGGGGCTAACAACGAAAAGCGTTGGAGATAGCTGGATTTACTGGTCAATCTGGAACGAAACATCCTTGCTATCCGTCGGAGCGAATCTTTACTACCTCAAAGACGGAGAGAGGATTTACTACGGATACGGTGACGGAAACAGCTTAGAAAACTGTTCCGTGGTTTTGGAAATTGACGCGAGCGTGAAGCCAGTAGAAATAAGCAACATCAGCGTGAGCTCGGCAAAACTTGGAGGGAACGCTACGGCTTGGGTAAGCGTTGAAGTATGGGAAAAGGGATTGTTCGTTGTCGTTGTAAGCGGTTTGAATGAAAAAGGTGATTATATAGCGGGAGTTTCCACGTTCTACGTTGGTGGCGAGAAGAGCTTGGAAGTTCCGGTACTGCTTCACGTTCCACAAAGAAACAGCGCCGGCAGCTACGAGCTGTATGCGGGAGTTTACAGATTCGATGAGTATCCGGAAAAGCTGCTGTTCTTATACGGTCCCGTAAGCTGCGAGGTGTCGAAATGA
- a CDS encoding energy-coupling factor ABC transporter ATP-binding protein, with the protein MVDDIVIEAENISYTYPDGTLGFDELSVRIRKGERVAIVGANGSGKSTLLLVLSGLLKPTTGKVRIFGIDPEENVEEVRRNVGFLFQDPDIFLFNSTVFDELRYVPSQLGWSEEKIRREVSKIAEEFKISGILKKPPFRLSGGEKKRVALASILIYSPKILFLDEPFANVDAKTKRKIFEILKNYDGTVVFTSHELELVETLADRIIVMSLEKKVIAETNELNEEILRRADLL; encoded by the coding sequence ATGGTGGACGATATTGTAATAGAGGCTGAGAACATAAGCTACACTTATCCAGACGGCACCCTCGGTTTCGACGAGTTGAGCGTGAGGATAAGGAAAGGAGAGAGAGTCGCAATAGTAGGGGCGAACGGAAGCGGAAAAAGCACCCTTCTTCTCGTTCTCTCCGGGCTATTGAAGCCAACGACTGGAAAAGTTAGAATTTTCGGCATCGATCCGGAGGAAAATGTCGAAGAAGTAAGGAGAAACGTTGGTTTTCTTTTTCAAGACCCAGACATATTCCTCTTTAACTCCACCGTATTTGATGAGCTGAGATACGTCCCTTCCCAGCTCGGGTGGAGTGAGGAAAAGATTAGGAGAGAGGTCAGCAAAATAGCGGAGGAGTTCAAAATTTCGGGAATACTGAAAAAACCCCCTTTCAGGCTGAGTGGTGGAGAGAAAAAGAGAGTCGCTTTAGCGAGCATTCTGATATACTCTCCAAAGATTCTTTTTCTCGACGAGCCCTTTGCTAACGTCGATGCGAAGACGAAGAGAAAGATTTTCGAAATCTTAAAGAATTACGACGGCACGGTGGTTTTCACGAGTCATGAGCTTGAGCTGGTTGAAACTCTTGCCGACAGAATTATTGTAATGAGTTTGGAAAAGAAAGTCATCGCTGAAACGAACGAGTTAAACGAAGAGATTTTAAGAAGAGCCGATCTGCTCTGA
- a CDS encoding CbiQ family ECF transporter T component: protein MHELIERSIRAFSEYFQNFFVYEENLLSKVDPRVKVIGFTILAVLSVSTFEIEKILFTIVSIYLLAFLSGISTIKLLKRSYLFPLFSFFVVLPTLFFGEPFSYVLIFSLRVFAAISSLQLLIISTPFNEVISALRSLKVPEKLLNSLWIAYVYSYILVRDLLAILIARESRRVKRSGHLETMKRGGEALGLFMLRSMEKGEKVALAMKLRGEPVGSVGGSKLLIPYFLLVVVWWTIL, encoded by the coding sequence TTGCACGAGCTAATAGAGAGGAGCATTAGAGCTTTTTCCGAATACTTTCAAAATTTTTTCGTTTATGAAGAAAACCTGCTGTCGAAGGTAGATCCGAGGGTGAAAGTTATAGGGTTTACAATTTTAGCTGTTCTTTCCGTTTCAACCTTCGAAATCGAGAAAATTCTCTTTACAATTGTTTCAATATACCTCCTCGCTTTTCTGAGTGGAATCAGCACGATTAAGCTTCTGAAACGCTCTTACCTCTTTCCACTGTTTTCCTTTTTCGTAGTTTTACCAACTCTGTTTTTCGGCGAGCCTTTTTCTTACGTCTTAATTTTTTCTCTGAGGGTTTTCGCTGCTATATCTTCTCTGCAGCTTCTCATAATCTCCACCCCTTTCAACGAAGTTATCTCCGCTTTAAGATCTCTGAAAGTTCCGGAGAAGCTTTTGAACTCTTTGTGGATAGCTTACGTTTACTCCTACATTCTCGTTAGAGACTTGCTCGCAATTTTAATAGCGAGGGAAAGCAGGAGAGTCAAGAGAAGCGGACATTTAGAGACTATGAAGAGAGGAGGAGAGGCTCTCGGTTTGTTCATGCTTAGGAGTATGGAGAAGGGAGAGAAAGTCGCACTGGCTATGAAGCTGAGAGGAGAGCCGGTGGGAAGCGTTGGAGGGAGTAAGCTATTAATCCCCTACTTTTTACTCGTGGTGGTATGGTGGACGATATTGTAA